From a single Alkalihalophilus pseudofirmus genomic region:
- the speD gene encoding adenosylmethionine decarboxylase encodes MDTMGRHVIAELWGCNIEKLNNMSFIEQTFVDAALKAGAEVREVAFHKFAPHGVSGVVIISESHLTIHSFPEHGYASIDVYTCGDRIDPNVASNYIAEALGASTSEVIEVPRGMGPVKVEKTTVNAF; translated from the coding sequence ATGGACACTATGGGTCGTCACGTTATTGCAGAACTTTGGGGATGTAATATTGAGAAGTTGAATAATATGAGTTTTATCGAACAAACATTTGTAGATGCTGCACTTAAAGCAGGTGCAGAAGTACGTGAAGTAGCATTTCACAAATTTGCACCACATGGTGTTAGCGGCGTAGTCATCATTTCAGAGTCTCATTTAACGATTCACAGCTTCCCAGAACATGGATATGCAAGTATTGATGTCTATACATGTGGAGATCGTATTGATCCTAATGTAGCATCTAATTATATTGCTGAAGCGCTTGGTGCTAGTACAAGTGAAGTGATTGAAGTACCAAGAGGAATGGGACCAGTCAAAGTAGAAAAAACAACAGTAAATGCGTTCTAA
- the dnaI gene encoding primosomal protein DnaI, with the protein MKSIQSTLKQWAKSTGLKERLDKQREELLTDPYIKAFIRENKDSVTNEMIDSGMVKLYEFKKERRACANCPGLKECPNMMKGYQPSLSIERGHLELHYLPCALKVQEKKQKEQSQLMKSLYIPKDILSARFEEIDMDGERGEAGAAALEFALKANPGEDGGGLYFYGKFGVGKTYLMGAVANELFDRGIESYTVYTPDFFREMKQSLGDGTFQEKLDTIKKAQVLILDDIGAETTSSWVRDDVLGAILQYRMLEKLPTLFTSNYDYDELEDHLSYSDRGGIEELKAKRIMERIKHNTTFVTVAGHNRREKR; encoded by the coding sequence ATGAAATCCATTCAATCAACGCTTAAACAATGGGCCAAAAGCACAGGATTAAAAGAACGTTTAGATAAACAAAGAGAAGAGCTTCTAACTGATCCCTATATTAAGGCATTTATTAGAGAAAATAAAGATTCCGTGACAAATGAGATGATCGATAGCGGAATGGTTAAGCTTTATGAATTTAAAAAAGAGCGCAGAGCTTGTGCAAACTGTCCCGGGCTTAAAGAGTGTCCTAACATGATGAAGGGGTATCAGCCTTCTTTATCAATTGAGCGGGGGCACTTAGAGCTTCATTACCTTCCTTGTGCCCTAAAAGTACAGGAGAAAAAGCAGAAAGAACAAAGTCAGCTCATGAAGTCCCTTTACATTCCTAAAGATATCTTATCTGCTCGTTTTGAGGAGATTGATATGGACGGCGAGAGAGGAGAAGCGGGAGCGGCAGCGCTTGAGTTTGCGTTAAAAGCAAATCCGGGTGAGGACGGTGGAGGTTTATACTTTTACGGGAAATTCGGTGTAGGAAAAACCTATTTAATGGGTGCTGTAGCAAATGAATTATTTGACCGCGGGATTGAATCGTATACGGTTTATACCCCAGATTTCTTTCGTGAGATGAAGCAGTCTCTTGGGGATGGGACTTTTCAAGAAAAGCTCGATACGATTAAAAAGGCTCAAGTATTGATCTTAGATGATATTGGAGCTGAAACGACTTCAAGCTGGGTGAGAGATGATGTGCTCGGAGCGATCCTGCAGTACAGAATGCTTGAGAAGCTGCCTACATTATTTACATCTAATTATGACTATGATGAACTTGAAGATCACCTTTCCTACTCAGACCGTGGTGGAATAGAAGAATTAAAGGCAAAGCGGATTATGGAGCGGATTAAGCACAACACGACATTTGTGACAGTGGCTGGGCATAACCGCAGAGAGAAACGATAA
- the mutM gene encoding DNA-formamidopyrimidine glycosylase, translating into MPELPEVETVKRTLTELVIGKTIAGITVKWANIIKEPADVLEFETLLMNQTIRSIRRRGKFLLFEFDDIVMVSHLRMEGRYGLYEKEEPLPPHTHVIFHFTDGEELRYQDVRKFGTMHLFPKGSEEKVLPLAHLGVEPFSEQFTSELLMNAFQKTNRKIKVALLDQKTVVGLGNIYVDEALFRARIHPERLAHSLSKEEMAVLHKAIVSTLEEAVEMGGSSIKSYVNGQGEMGMFQQKLDVYGRKNEPCRQCGTDILKTVVGGRGTHFCPNCQL; encoded by the coding sequence ATGCCTGAATTACCTGAAGTTGAAACGGTCAAACGGACGTTAACAGAATTAGTGATCGGTAAAACGATAGCCGGAATAACCGTTAAGTGGGCAAATATAATTAAAGAGCCGGCGGATGTTTTGGAGTTTGAAACACTTCTTATGAATCAAACGATTCGGAGCATACGAAGAAGAGGGAAGTTTTTACTTTTTGAGTTCGATGATATCGTAATGGTTTCTCACCTTCGAATGGAAGGTCGTTATGGTCTATATGAAAAAGAAGAGCCGCTGCCTCCTCATACTCATGTTATTTTCCATTTTACAGATGGGGAAGAGCTAAGGTATCAGGATGTGAGGAAGTTTGGCACGATGCATCTATTTCCAAAAGGCTCAGAAGAGAAGGTCCTGCCTTTAGCTCATTTAGGGGTAGAGCCATTTTCTGAGCAATTTACCTCAGAGCTTTTAATGAACGCATTTCAGAAAACCAATCGGAAAATAAAGGTTGCTCTCCTAGACCAAAAAACGGTGGTAGGGCTTGGAAACATCTATGTCGATGAGGCATTATTTAGAGCTCGTATTCATCCTGAGAGATTAGCACATTCTTTAAGCAAAGAGGAAATGGCTGTATTGCATAAGGCGATTGTTTCTACTTTAGAAGAAGCAGTTGAAATGGGAGGAAGCTCGATTAAGTCCTATGTGAATGGTCAAGGTGAAATGGGGATGTTTCAACAGAAATTAGATGTGTACGGAAGAAAAAACGAACCTTGCCGTCAGTGTGGTACGGACATTTTAAAGACCGTTGTGGGAGGCCGAGGCACTCATTTTTGTCCAAATTGCCAATTGTAA
- the coaE gene encoding dephospho-CoA kinase (Dephospho-CoA kinase (CoaE) performs the final step in coenzyme A biosynthesis.) has product MLIGLTGGIASGKSTVSNWLSEHGYPIIDADKIARDVVEPGMGAYEAIVGQFGREILFEDGTINRKKLGSIIFKDEKKRSELNQIVHPAVRREMLAQKDRYEAEGHETIIFDIPLLFESNLFHLVDRVMLVYVDKQTQLNRLLDRDQAGSEDAKARIASQLPLEDKKSRADYIIDNSRSLEETFQQLKNVIQHWSKEPF; this is encoded by the coding sequence ATGCTGATTGGATTAACAGGGGGTATTGCCAGCGGGAAATCTACCGTTTCCAACTGGCTGAGTGAACACGGTTATCCCATAATTGACGCGGATAAAATTGCAAGAGATGTGGTAGAGCCAGGCATGGGTGCTTACGAAGCGATTGTAGGGCAGTTTGGACGTGAGATATTATTTGAAGATGGCACGATTAATCGCAAAAAGCTAGGTTCTATAATATTTAAGGATGAGAAAAAGCGGTCGGAATTAAATCAAATTGTTCATCCTGCGGTTCGGCGTGAAATGCTTGCCCAAAAAGACAGGTATGAAGCCGAAGGTCACGAGACAATTATTTTTGATATTCCGCTTTTATTTGAGAGTAACTTGTTTCATCTTGTTGATCGGGTGATGCTTGTGTATGTTGATAAACAAACACAACTGAACCGTTTGCTAGACAGAGACCAGGCAGGAAGTGAAGATGCAAAAGCAAGAATCGCCTCGCAGCTGCCATTAGAGGATAAAAAATCGCGTGCAGATTATATTATAGATAACAGCCGATCTCTTGAAGAAACCTTTCAACAATTAAAAAATGTGATACAACATTGGTCAAAAGAACCCTTCTAA
- the ytxC gene encoding putative sporulation protein YtxC, whose amino-acid sequence MIAIHFEEERDCKQLYELLREYIERYADLGLGGKVESNGVETILLDYTNKQVSFYDSFHPLLSSVLTEHVIKTREDDWLLDIIESMFYFTDEEEQQQILMIARSILEGDRNDLPSLVPFFNRYAYIYEAFANSLEEETNFYYDPFLTFRLRDYGEMLIDCVEIAIDEYMLEQEYQNMIEDFRQYVQTKPSKYNEIYVVHDGTFSFYDQHFRKLAKDEVLFHLQEELIFEHSIELEEMVISPLVSMVPNIVHVFSDQPDHGVVVTIQAIFQERMKLYPYHHYEKKRLE is encoded by the coding sequence GTGATAGCCATTCATTTTGAAGAAGAGCGAGATTGTAAGCAATTATATGAACTGCTTCGTGAGTATATCGAGCGATATGCAGATCTTGGACTAGGAGGGAAAGTGGAGTCAAATGGTGTAGAAACAATATTGCTTGATTATACAAATAAGCAGGTTAGTTTCTATGATTCGTTTCACCCCTTGTTGTCCTCTGTATTAACTGAACATGTGATTAAAACAAGAGAAGATGATTGGCTCTTAGATATTATTGAATCGATGTTTTATTTTACAGATGAAGAAGAGCAGCAGCAGATTCTGATGATCGCAAGGTCGATTTTAGAAGGAGATCGAAATGACCTGCCTTCACTCGTACCGTTCTTTAATCGTTATGCTTATATTTATGAGGCGTTTGCTAATAGTCTAGAAGAAGAAACTAATTTTTATTATGACCCTTTCTTAACATTCCGGTTGAGAGATTATGGGGAGATGCTGATTGATTGTGTGGAAATTGCTATTGATGAGTATATGCTCGAACAGGAATATCAAAATATGATTGAAGATTTCCGGCAATACGTTCAAACGAAGCCTTCTAAATATAATGAAATCTATGTTGTCCATGACGGAACATTTTCTTTTTATGATCAGCATTTTAGAAAGCTTGCAAAAGATGAGGTATTGTTCCATTTGCAGGAAGAACTTATTTTCGAACATTCGATTGAGCTTGAAGAAATGGTGATAAGTCCATTGGTTAGTATGGTACCAAACATAGTTCATGTATTCTCCGATCAACCAGATCACGGGGTCGTAGTGACCATTCAAGCAATATTTCAAGAACGGATGAAGCTATATCCTTATCACCATTATGAGAAAAAAAGATTAGAATAA
- the nrdR gene encoding transcriptional regulator NrdR has product MRCPACQYNGTRVLDSRPSHEGRSIRRRRECESCSNRFTTFEMVEEVPLIVVKKDGTRQEFNRDKILRGLIRACEKRPVPLETLEQIVNEVERELRGRGKNEVNSQDVGELVMERLATIDDVAYVRFASVYRQFKDINVFIKELTELMNKG; this is encoded by the coding sequence ATGCGGTGTCCAGCTTGTCAATATAATGGAACAAGGGTGCTTGACTCAAGACCAAGCCACGAGGGACGTTCAATTCGAAGAAGACGAGAGTGCGAATCATGCAGCAATCGTTTTACAACCTTTGAAATGGTTGAAGAAGTTCCTTTAATTGTAGTAAAAAAAGATGGCACACGCCAAGAGTTTAATCGTGATAAAATATTGCGTGGCCTTATTCGTGCATGTGAGAAGCGTCCAGTACCTCTTGAGACGTTAGAGCAGATTGTTAACGAAGTGGAGCGGGAACTTCGAGGCAGAGGCAAAAATGAAGTCAACAGTCAAGATGTAGGCGAGTTAGTGATGGAGAGACTCGCAACAATTGATGATGTAGCTTATGTGCGTTTTGCTTCGGTTTATCGTCAATTTAAAGATATCAATGTTTTTATAAAAGAATTGACCGAATTAATGAATAAAGGTTAA
- a CDS encoding replication initiation and membrane attachment family protein has product MSWHWKELLPVDPFTVRVSDYLTDLDQKVMTLLYQPLVGAVAHSLYMTFWAQLERDQYWSERQPHRQLMLMMNIPLQTIFEERKKLEAIGLIRTFKETTEEGSSYLYELQKPMNPKQFFENDVLSVYLLNRLGKQKYRQMRDRFAVEVVKEETYTELTHSFDEVFTSLHHSEIVSNLQSETSDAMKFSGEMELLGEESDSLLFSEDEFDFELMKKDLSSFLVPERLLTEGVKNAILKLAFVYRIKPLEMSRIVGQAVLHDDEVDLDVLRKKAQEWYKIEHSSEPPALGLRTHPAEHQTMREKEPETEEEKIIKFYETIPPLTLLEIRSDGAYVAPADAKIVESLLIDYHLLPGVANVLIDYVLYQHDMKLQKAFIDKIAAHWARKKIQKVKDAMLLAREEQEKKALAKEKGQSTPAAKRSQGTRKTTRRDRLPKWLIEEKEKEKNKGTQQNKNKQEDESEGAKSGPSSENLSNGAGKETTDAQKRFEKMMEELRARKREKGES; this is encoded by the coding sequence ATGAGCTGGCATTGGAAGGAACTGCTTCCTGTTGATCCTTTTACAGTACGTGTTTCAGATTATTTGACGGACCTGGATCAAAAAGTAATGACATTATTGTATCAGCCGCTGGTTGGAGCAGTAGCTCATAGTTTATATATGACATTTTGGGCTCAGTTAGAAAGAGATCAATACTGGAGTGAACGTCAACCTCACAGACAGCTGATGCTCATGATGAATATTCCTCTCCAAACGATTTTTGAAGAGCGGAAAAAGCTAGAAGCTATAGGGTTAATAAGAACATTTAAAGAAACAACAGAGGAAGGTTCTTCTTATTTATATGAATTACAAAAACCTATGAATCCTAAGCAGTTTTTTGAAAATGATGTGCTTAGTGTTTATTTATTAAATCGTTTAGGCAAACAAAAGTACAGACAAATGAGAGATCGTTTTGCTGTCGAAGTTGTGAAAGAAGAAACATATACAGAATTAACTCATTCCTTTGATGAGGTGTTTACCTCTCTCCATCATTCAGAAATTGTCTCAAACCTTCAATCTGAAACATCAGATGCTATGAAGTTTAGCGGGGAGATGGAATTGTTAGGGGAGGAAAGCGATTCTTTATTATTTAGTGAGGATGAATTTGACTTTGAATTAATGAAAAAAGACTTATCAAGCTTCCTCGTTCCAGAGCGCCTTCTTACGGAAGGAGTGAAAAATGCCATTCTTAAACTGGCATTTGTGTATCGGATCAAGCCTCTTGAGATGAGCCGCATTGTAGGCCAGGCTGTTTTGCATGATGATGAAGTAGACCTTGATGTCTTGCGGAAAAAAGCTCAAGAATGGTACAAGATCGAACATAGTTCAGAGCCTCCTGCGCTTGGATTAAGGACGCATCCTGCAGAGCACCAGACGATGCGTGAAAAGGAACCTGAAACAGAAGAAGAAAAAATTATTAAATTTTATGAAACCATACCGCCGTTAACCTTACTAGAAATCAGGTCAGACGGGGCGTATGTCGCGCCAGCTGATGCGAAAATTGTAGAATCATTGCTCATTGATTATCATTTACTTCCTGGTGTAGCGAATGTCTTAATTGACTATGTGTTGTATCAGCATGATATGAAGCTGCAAAAAGCATTCATTGATAAGATCGCTGCTCACTGGGCACGAAAGAAGATCCAAAAAGTGAAAGATGCTATGCTTTTAGCAAGAGAAGAACAAGAGAAAAAGGCATTAGCAAAGGAAAAAGGCCAGAGTACTCCAGCTGCAAAAAGAAGTCAAGGTACAAGGAAGACTACAAGACGCGATCGTTTACCTAAATGGCTGATAGAAGAAAAAGAAAAAGAAAAGAATAAAGGTACGCAGCAGAATAAAAATAAGCAAGAGGACGAGAGTGAAGGTGCTAAAAGCGGTCCATCATCAGAAAACCTTTCTAATGGAGCGGGTAAAGAGACGACAGATGCCCAAAAGCGTTTTGAGAAGATGATGGAAGAGCTTAGGGCACGAAAAAGGGAGAAAGGAGAAAGCTGA
- the ytaF gene encoding sporulation membrane protein YtaF, with the protein MVEILSLLALALAVSLDSFGVGLTYGLRKMKLPFKSLLFIACCSATSILLAMAFGSVIQRVLPAEVAGSIGGMILILIGAWAMYQVFRPAKASEKTKEDEIIMNFEIKMFGVVIRILRKPMVADIDNSGTITGREAVLLGIALSLDAFGAGIGAALIGFSPIPMAVSVALMSALFVTLGMKSGFRFSESRMMKKFSFIPGLLLIVLGILSL; encoded by the coding sequence ATGGTTGAGATTCTTTCATTACTTGCGCTCGCACTTGCTGTGAGCTTAGATAGTTTCGGTGTAGGGTTAACGTATGGACTTAGGAAAATGAAACTGCCATTCAAATCTTTACTTTTTATTGCTTGCTGCTCTGCAACCTCCATTTTACTAGCTATGGCATTTGGAAGTGTAATCCAGCGAGTTCTGCCAGCTGAGGTCGCGGGCTCTATCGGCGGGATGATCTTGATCTTGATTGGAGCTTGGGCCATGTATCAAGTGTTCAGGCCGGCAAAAGCTTCCGAGAAAACAAAAGAAGATGAGATCATTATGAACTTTGAAATTAAAATGTTTGGTGTCGTTATTCGAATACTGAGAAAGCCGATGGTTGCTGATATTGACAATTCCGGTACCATTACTGGCCGTGAAGCCGTGTTGCTTGGGATTGCTCTGTCCCTTGATGCGTTTGGGGCGGGGATAGGAGCGGCTTTAATTGGTTTTTCTCCGATTCCAATGGCTGTAAGTGTGGCCTTAATGAGTGCTTTATTTGTCACGCTCGGCATGAAGAGCGGATTCCGTTTTTCAGAGTCGCGCATGATGAAGAAATTTTCATTTATTCCTGGGTTGCTTTTAATTGTTTTAGGAATTTTAAGTCTGTAA
- the mqnC gene encoding cyclic dehypoxanthinyl futalosine synthase, with amino-acid sequence MSIDAILERAVNGERISMEDAIALYESDEVEKMGEAANKIMKKWHPEPVTTFVIGRNVNYTNFCDTYCRFCAFYRKPGHSEGYVLDNERIFEKIQETIDVGGTEILMQGGTNPDLKLDYYTNLLREIKERFPNIWMHSFSPAEIWKIAEVSDMTVEEVLRALHEAGLDSMPGGGAEILTEETRLRVSRLKITWEQWMEAMKASKRVGMHGSATMVIGFGESNEERALHLQRVRDAQDETDCFKAYISWTFQPENTGMWKTEKLGARDYLKNVAISRIFLDNIANFQSSWVTMGPEVGKQSLEYGCNDFGSTMIEENVVSAAGTTHKVNTNEILRLIREAGKIPAQRNTKYDIVRMFDGETAAEKDFTMQN; translated from the coding sequence ATGAGCATCGATGCAATTCTTGAACGAGCGGTAAATGGGGAGCGCATCTCAATGGAAGATGCGATTGCGCTATATGAAAGTGATGAAGTTGAAAAAATGGGTGAAGCAGCCAACAAGATAATGAAAAAATGGCACCCAGAACCTGTAACTACCTTCGTAATAGGTAGAAATGTAAACTATACAAATTTTTGCGATACGTATTGTCGTTTCTGTGCATTCTATCGTAAGCCAGGACATTCAGAAGGGTATGTACTTGACAACGAACGTATCTTTGAGAAAATTCAAGAAACAATCGATGTTGGCGGTACAGAGATTCTTATGCAAGGCGGAACGAATCCTGACTTGAAACTAGATTACTATACAAATCTTCTTCGTGAAATTAAGGAACGTTTTCCAAACATCTGGATGCATTCTTTTTCACCTGCGGAGATTTGGAAAATTGCAGAAGTTTCTGATATGACAGTGGAGGAAGTTCTTCGTGCCCTGCATGAGGCTGGATTAGATAGTATGCCAGGCGGTGGCGCTGAAATTCTTACTGAGGAAACGCGCCTTCGTGTCAGTCGCTTAAAAATTACCTGGGAACAATGGATGGAAGCAATGAAAGCTTCAAAGCGTGTTGGAATGCACGGCTCAGCAACGATGGTTATCGGCTTTGGGGAATCGAACGAGGAGCGTGCTCTGCACTTACAACGCGTAAGAGATGCACAGGATGAGACTGATTGTTTTAAAGCCTATATTTCATGGACATTCCAGCCTGAGAACACGGGTATGTGGAAGACAGAAAAGCTAGGGGCTCGTGATTATTTGAAAAATGTTGCGATTTCAAGGATTTTCCTTGATAATATTGCGAATTTCCAATCATCATGGGTTACAATGGGTCCTGAAGTAGGAAAACAGTCGCTTGAATATGGCTGTAATGATTTCGGAAGTACAATGATTGAAGAGAATGTTGTATCAGCTGCAGGTACGACTCATAAAGTAAATACGAATGAAATTCTTCGTCTTATCCGTGAAGCCGGAAAGATTCCAGCTCAACGTAATACAAAATACGATATCGTTCGTATGTTTGACGGGGAAACAGCAGCAGAAAAAGATTTTACAATGCAGAACTAA
- a CDS encoding glyceraldehyde-3-phosphate dehydrogenase: protein MKVKVAINGFGRIGRMVFRKAMLEDEVEVVAINASYPAETLAHLIKYDSIHGTYTLPVEAKDDTIVVDGKVVQLLHSRDPRELPWAKLGVDIVIEATGKFKTQETAGYHIEAGAKKVLITAPAKDEDVTIVMGVNDHEYDPGNHHIISNASCTTNCLAPVAKVIDETFGIESGLMTTVHAYTNDQKNIDNPHKDLRRARACGQSIIPTSTGAAKAIAKVLPQLEGKLNGMALRVPTPNVSLVDLVVQVKKDVTQEEVNTALKMAAEGSLKGILGFSDEPLVSIDFNGEEQSSVIDGLSTMVMSDRQVKVLAWYDNEWGYSCRVVDLMNLVAKKIAEPTHVS from the coding sequence ATGAAGGTTAAAGTTGCCATCAATGGATTTGGTCGTATTGGCCGTATGGTATTTCGTAAAGCAATGCTTGAGGATGAAGTGGAGGTTGTTGCGATTAATGCGAGCTACCCGGCAGAAACACTTGCTCACTTAATTAAATATGACAGTATCCATGGAACATACACTCTTCCTGTAGAAGCGAAAGACGATACGATTGTAGTTGATGGAAAAGTAGTCCAACTGCTTCATTCACGTGACCCTCGTGAGCTGCCATGGGCAAAGCTTGGAGTAGACATTGTTATTGAAGCTACTGGTAAATTTAAAACACAAGAAACGGCTGGATATCATATTGAAGCTGGTGCAAAGAAAGTATTAATCACAGCTCCAGCAAAAGATGAAGATGTAACGATTGTGATGGGTGTAAATGATCATGAATATGACCCAGGTAATCACCATATTATTTCTAACGCATCATGTACAACAAACTGCCTTGCACCTGTTGCAAAGGTTATTGATGAGACGTTTGGAATTGAAAGCGGTTTAATGACAACGGTACACGCTTATACAAATGATCAAAAGAATATTGATAATCCGCACAAAGACCTTCGCCGCGCTCGTGCATGCGGACAATCCATTATTCCTACTTCAACAGGGGCTGCAAAAGCAATTGCTAAAGTTCTTCCGCAGCTTGAAGGCAAATTAAACGGGATGGCATTACGTGTTCCTACACCTAACGTGTCTTTAGTGGACTTAGTAGTTCAAGTGAAAAAGGACGTGACTCAAGAAGAAGTGAATACTGCTCTTAAGATGGCTGCAGAAGGATCACTTAAAGGTATTTTAGGTTTCTCTGACGAACCGCTTGTTTCCATTGATTTTAACGGTGAAGAGCAATCATCTGTAATTGACGGTTTATCAACAATGGTGATGAGCGATCGTCAAGTGAAGGTTCTTGCTTGGTATGATAACGAATGGGGATACTCTTGCCGCGTAGTCGATCTCATGAATCTTGTGGCAAAAAAAATAGCTGAACCTACTCATGTGAGCTGA